One window of Gloeothece citriformis PCC 7424 genomic DNA carries:
- a CDS encoding 2TM domain-containing protein → MPPRWPRKPDRNDPDYRRLDDRMNFAVHVMVFLAINSGLWFFHIIKFSNWSWLVGFTEIWGVVLLLHFIYIAAIANYSVKSNG, encoded by the coding sequence ATGCCTCCCCGTTGGCCTCGTAAACCTGACCGGAATGATCCCGATTATCGTCGTTTAGATGACCGAATGAACTTTGCGGTTCATGTTATGGTTTTTCTAGCCATTAATTCAGGATTATGGTTTTTTCATATTATCAAGTTTTCTAACTGGTCTTGGCTAGTTGGATTCACAGAAATCTGGGGAGTCGTTTTATTATTGCATTTTATCTATATTGCAGCGATCGCAAATTATTCGGTAAAATCCAATGGCTAA
- a CDS encoding NUDIX hydrolase, giving the protein MGKQSSYIEQSAVIPYQIRDGELEILLITTRKKKRWIIPKGIVEPNMTPHASAAQEAFEEAGVIGEVFPEVLGSYTYQKFGGTCRVKIFLLRVDLLQPCWLEDQERDRQWFSLSQAIEQVQKAELKQILQDLPNRFQV; this is encoded by the coding sequence ATGGGCAAACAATCAAGTTATATTGAACAATCTGCTGTGATTCCGTATCAAATTAGAGACGGAGAACTAGAGATTTTACTGATTACCACCCGTAAGAAAAAACGCTGGATCATTCCCAAAGGAATTGTTGAACCGAATATGACTCCCCATGCTTCGGCGGCACAAGAAGCTTTTGAAGAAGCCGGAGTAATTGGAGAAGTTTTTCCGGAGGTGTTGGGAAGTTATACTTATCAAAAATTTGGCGGGACTTGTCGAGTTAAAATATTTTTATTACGGGTGGATCTGCTTCAGCCTTGTTGGTTAGAAGATCAAGAGCGAGATAGACAATGGTTCAGTTTATCACAAGCGATTGAACAAGTTCAAAAAGCTGAACTTAAACAAATTTTGCAAGATTTGCCGAATCGTTTTCAAGTTTAG
- a CDS encoding Mu transposase C-terminal domain-containing protein — MTPNEPVDVHPNPVIISELPEEATVKLEVIQSLLEPCDRIAYGQRLRDGAQKLGISVRSVQRLFKKYQEEGLTALVSSNRADKGQHRINEFWQDFIIKTYQQGNKGSKRMNPKQVFLRVEAKAKEIKENQYPSYKTVLRVLKPLIDKLQKAKSIRSPGWVGSNLSIKTRDGEDLEITYSNQVWQCDHTRVDVLLVDQHGELIGRPWLTTVIDSYSRCIMGVNLGFDAPSSQVVALALRHAILPKKYAQEYKLNCEWGSWGKPQYLYTDGGKDFRSNHLLEIGVQLGFIPQLRDRPSEGGIVERPFKTFNQSLFSTLPGYTGSNVQERPKDAEKDAQLTLRELEQLVVRFIVDQYNQRIDARMGDQTRFQRWEAGLMKEPEVFNERELDICLMKVTRRTVQRGGYLQFENVMYRGEYLEGYAGETVTLRYDPRDITTLWVYRRNNNHEAFLTRAHAQGLETEQLSLDEAKASAKRLRSAGKSISNQSILQEVIEREVLIEKKKSRKQRQKEEQSYKLSQTKEVIELTESTESVLEKQEVISDSSLDDIEVWDYEQLREDYEW, encoded by the coding sequence ATGACACCTAATGAACCAGTTGATGTTCATCCAAACCCAGTGATTATCTCTGAGCTTCCAGAAGAAGCAACGGTAAAGCTAGAAGTAATTCAAAGTCTTCTAGAACCATGCGATCGCATAGCCTACGGACAACGCCTCAGAGATGGCGCTCAAAAACTAGGTATTTCTGTGCGATCAGTACAACGATTGTTTAAAAAGTATCAAGAGGAAGGATTAACAGCTTTAGTTTCAAGCAATAGAGCAGATAAAGGTCAGCACAGAATTAATGAATTTTGGCAAGACTTTATTATCAAAACTTATCAACAGGGAAACAAAGGGAGTAAACGAATGAATCCTAAACAGGTTTTCCTGAGAGTAGAAGCTAAAGCAAAAGAAATTAAAGAGAATCAATACCCAAGTTATAAAACTGTTCTAAGAGTATTAAAACCGCTTATAGACAAACTTCAAAAAGCTAAAAGTATTCGCTCTCCAGGTTGGGTAGGCTCAAATTTATCGATTAAAACCCGTGACGGTGAAGACTTAGAAATTACTTATAGTAATCAAGTTTGGCAATGTGACCATACTCGTGTAGATGTGTTGCTGGTAGATCAACATGGGGAATTAATTGGCCGTCCTTGGTTGACCACTGTAATTGATAGTTACTCCCGTTGCATTATGGGGGTTAATTTAGGATTTGATGCACCGAGTTCTCAAGTAGTAGCATTAGCCCTACGTCATGCCATTTTACCTAAAAAATATGCTCAAGAATATAAACTCAATTGTGAATGGGGAAGTTGGGGAAAGCCTCAGTATTTATATACAGACGGAGGAAAAGATTTTAGGTCAAATCATTTGTTAGAAATTGGAGTTCAATTAGGATTTATTCCCCAATTACGGGATCGTCCTTCAGAAGGGGGAATTGTTGAACGTCCTTTTAAAACTTTTAATCAATCTTTATTTTCTACTTTACCGGGTTATACGGGGTCAAATGTTCAAGAACGCCCAAAAGATGCTGAAAAAGATGCTCAATTGACTTTGAGGGAATTAGAACAATTAGTTGTGCGTTTTATTGTGGATCAATATAACCAAAGAATTGATGCTCGTATGGGGGATCAAACTCGCTTTCAACGTTGGGAAGCTGGGTTAATGAAAGAACCCGAAGTTTTCAATGAGCGAGAGTTAGATATTTGTTTGATGAAAGTCACGCGGCGAACAGTACAAAGAGGAGGATATCTACAGTTTGAAAATGTGATGTATCGAGGTGAGTATTTAGAGGGTTATGCCGGGGAAACAGTAACTCTAAGATATGACCCTAGAGATATTACGACTCTCTGGGTTTATCGTCGAAACAATAATCATGAAGCCTTTCTGACTCGCGCTCATGCTCAAGGTTTAGAAACTGAACAGTTATCTTTGGATGAGGCGAAAGCAAGTGCAAAAAGATTGCGCTCTGCGGGAAAAAGTATTAGTAATCAATCGATTTTACAGGAGGTGATCGAACGAGAGGTTTTAATTGAGAAAAAGAAAAGCCGTAAGCAAAGGCAAAAAGAAGAACAAAGTTACAAACTATCTCAGACTAAAGAAGTTATTGAACTAACTGAGTCAACAGAATCAGTTCTAGAAAAACAAGAGGTTATTTCTGATTCTTCTTTGGATGATATTGAAGTTTGGGATTATGAGCAATTACGAGAAGATTATGAATGGTAA
- a CDS encoding response regulator: protein MTTIVTALSSLPISPLITTAKSAEPTTEAINIKTFNSKEQATLFKSLKYNQFSGMVIFRDCLGLKTIFHLFHGRLVFATGGHHPLRRWSRNLKLYCPSLVSDSEAIAKDELPLTHTAETINWQYQVLSEGMKEEKISRKQVFHVIRGLFAEIFFDLTQAKQITYILQPSKSSCTPLILINPEDIITEVGKLWLGWEKSRLSKYSPNLAPVISHPKQLEAQSPPTIYKLLLQYLDGQTSLRDLAVHLQQDDLSLMRVLLIYIQWGLIKLVAIEDISGTVEPVSLTSCLSPSLKENLVVYIDDNLERGQRMKNLIVSGGYHCVIVHKSSEAVAMCLAQNPDIILVNTQISDNSAYNIGHQLRKLPFFRDTPILVLAERVSLKERLMAKFTKISLILSQVTPSDLITATLFKSLSQESTP from the coding sequence ATGACGACTATAGTGACTGCTCTATCTTCTCTTCCTATTTCTCCCTTGATCACAACGGCTAAGAGTGCCGAACCGACTACCGAAGCGATCAACATTAAAACCTTTAATAGCAAAGAACAGGCGACTCTATTTAAAAGCTTAAAATACAATCAATTTAGCGGAATGGTGATTTTTCGGGATTGCCTTGGACTCAAGACTATCTTTCACTTATTTCATGGTCGTCTTGTTTTTGCGACGGGGGGACATCATCCCCTCAGACGTTGGAGTCGTAATTTAAAGTTATACTGTCCCTCTCTGGTGTCGGACTCAGAGGCGATCGCCAAAGATGAGCTTCCGCTTACTCATACAGCAGAAACCATCAATTGGCAATATCAGGTGTTATCTGAGGGAATGAAAGAGGAAAAAATTAGCCGGAAACAAGTTTTCCATGTGATTCGGGGATTGTTTGCCGAGATTTTTTTTGATTTAACTCAAGCTAAACAAATCACCTATATCCTTCAACCGAGTAAGTCGAGTTGTACTCCTCTAATTTTAATTAACCCAGAAGATATTATTACTGAAGTTGGGAAGCTCTGGTTAGGATGGGAAAAAAGCCGTTTATCTAAATATTCTCCTAATTTAGCACCGGTGATTAGTCACCCAAAACAATTGGAGGCGCAAAGTCCACCGACTATTTATAAACTCTTGCTGCAATATTTAGATGGACAAACCAGTTTACGAGATTTAGCGGTACACCTTCAACAAGATGATTTATCCTTGATGCGAGTCTTATTAATTTATATTCAATGGGGATTAATTAAATTAGTTGCAATTGAAGATATATCTGGCACGGTTGAGCCGGTTTCCCTAACTTCTTGTTTATCTCCATCGCTTAAGGAAAATCTTGTCGTTTATATTGATGATAATTTAGAACGTGGCCAACGGATGAAGAATTTAATTGTTTCTGGGGGTTATCACTGTGTTATTGTTCACAAAAGTTCAGAGGCGGTGGCCATGTGTTTAGCCCAAAATCCCGATATAATCCTGGTTAATACTCAAATTTCTGATAATAGCGCCTACAACATCGGTCATCAGCTTCGGAAATTGCCCTTTTTTCGTGATACTCCTATCCTCGTTCTTGCGGAGCGGGTTAGCTTAAAAGAGCGACTGATGGCAAAATTTACTAAAATTTCGCTAATTTTGTCCCAAGTCACCCCAAGTGACCTCATTACGGCTACATTATTTAAATCTTTATCTCAAGAATCTACCCCATAG
- a CDS encoding PAP/fibrillin family protein encodes MNNRQTVKEKLRSTLEQLKTQRLGNTSSPLTDVKLEEKSAQEIEQLTITLEALNPNLYPLRHALPLLDGIWKLDYSTAREIKSLAKLPYGFKVGEVYQIIDIETQSFFNQAFVTHTLGVLSGYVKVTATFEPAKEDYSVLPNRRLNVNFKKRYLAIEKVAGFNTPQLNPFKVVAANNPSGRIPSLDVTYLDDNLRIGRGGDGSLFILTKVPQIN; translated from the coding sequence TTGAATAATCGACAGACAGTTAAGGAAAAATTACGTTCTACCCTAGAACAACTTAAAACTCAACGTCTAGGAAACACTTCTTCTCCTCTAACCGATGTCAAACTAGAGGAAAAATCGGCGCAAGAGATTGAACAGTTGACCATTACCCTAGAAGCGTTAAATCCTAATTTATATCCCTTACGCCACGCTTTACCTTTACTCGATGGGATTTGGAAACTAGATTACTCTACGGCCAGAGAAATTAAGTCTTTAGCTAAACTGCCTTATGGGTTCAAAGTCGGGGAAGTCTATCAAATCATTGATATAGAGACTCAATCTTTTTTTAATCAAGCGTTTGTTACTCATACTTTAGGGGTGCTTTCCGGATATGTGAAAGTAACCGCAACCTTTGAACCGGCAAAAGAGGATTATTCTGTCCTTCCTAACCGACGACTTAATGTTAATTTTAAGAAACGTTATCTAGCGATCGAAAAAGTAGCCGGATTTAATACCCCTCAATTGAATCCGTTTAAGGTGGTTGCTGCTAATAACCCCTCTGGCCGAATTCCTAGCCTAGATGTGACTTATTTAGACGACAATTTGCGAATAGGACGGGGAGGGGATGGCAGTTTGTTTATTTTAACTAAAGTTCCGCAAATTAATTAA
- a CDS encoding DUF3181 family protein, whose protein sequence is MANTREIEALAAEIGENIYIDVAKWHLYLNDAHLHTLVAERIYPLIEDNRVSEDAVVTLLNNIKVPLGGGKMEVPLGQLLPTKCQLDLMDLLEEFQKNR, encoded by the coding sequence ATGGCTAATACAAGAGAAATCGAAGCCTTAGCGGCTGAAATCGGGGAAAATATCTATATAGATGTAGCTAAGTGGCATTTATACCTCAATGATGCTCATCTTCATACCCTTGTGGCTGAACGCATTTACCCTTTAATCGAGGACAACCGAGTCAGTGAGGATGCCGTCGTCACTCTCCTCAATAATATTAAAGTTCCTTTAGGAGGGGGAAAAATGGAAGTTCCATTAGGACAATTGTTACCGACTAAATGTCAACTAGATTTAATGGATCTTTTAGAAGAATTTCAAAAAAATCGTTGA
- the moaC gene encoding cyclic pyranopterin monophosphate synthase MoaC: protein MENKKLSHLNPDGEAQMVDTSGKSPTLREAIAQGQIKMNRETFEAIEGGNAPKGDVLGTAKIAGIMAAKQTAQLIPLCHPLPLTKIEVQLLPDAQLPGYQIRATVRTKAQTGVEMEALTAVSVAALTLYDMAKALDKGMEIEGIRLLKKTGGKSGDYLRDS from the coding sequence ATGGAAAATAAAAAATTATCTCATCTCAACCCTGATGGAGAAGCCCAAATGGTGGACACTTCCGGCAAATCCCCGACCCTTCGGGAAGCGATCGCCCAAGGTCAAATTAAGATGAACCGAGAGACGTTTGAAGCGATTGAAGGGGGGAACGCACCGAAGGGGGATGTATTGGGGACGGCTAAAATAGCGGGGATTATGGCGGCCAAACAAACCGCCCAATTAATTCCCTTATGTCATCCCTTACCCTTGACTAAAATAGAAGTACAATTGCTCCCTGATGCTCAATTACCCGGCTATCAAATTCGGGCTACCGTCAGGACAAAAGCACAAACCGGGGTAGAAATGGAAGCCTTAACGGCGGTTTCAGTAGCCGCCTTGACCTTGTATGATATGGCTAAAGCCTTAGATAAAGGGATGGAAATCGAAGGGATACGACTCCTGAAGAAAACAGGGGGAAAATCCGGCGATTATCTGCGAGACAGTTAA
- a CDS encoding GGDEF domain-containing response regulator codes for MNQEIAQSKGDILIVDDIPENLEILFKTLQEQGYEVRRVLSGQQALMVVEADPPDLILLDVKMPHIDGYEVCRHLKAQEKTAQIPVIFLSALHEVFDKVKAFRVGGVDYITKPFHLEEVLSRIETQLLIQRQKVLLQTEILQRQKAEEALQAINKKLLDEIQERNKAQAELQALNEKLQKLATLDGLTQIANRLQFDQHLETEWKRLQREKLPLSLLLGDIDYFKYYNDYYGHLAGDECLRSVAQAINNSVWRPGDLVARYGGEEFAVILPNTDAQGATAVAQRILAEINALHLPHIRSEVSNYITLSLGIACIIPCSNFCCKDLVKAADHALYQAKAQGRNRIYLLNCFSKR; via the coding sequence ATGAATCAGGAAATTGCTCAATCTAAAGGGGATATTTTAATTGTCGATGATATCCCAGAAAACTTGGAAATTCTCTTTAAAACCTTACAGGAACAAGGCTATGAAGTTCGTCGGGTTCTGAGCGGACAACAAGCTTTAATGGTAGTGGAAGCCGACCCTCCCGATTTAATTCTCCTTGATGTTAAAATGCCTCATATTGATGGCTATGAAGTTTGTCGGCACTTAAAAGCTCAAGAAAAAACGGCTCAAATTCCCGTCATTTTTTTAAGTGCGCTTCATGAAGTATTTGATAAAGTAAAAGCCTTTAGAGTGGGAGGCGTGGACTATATTACTAAACCTTTTCATTTAGAAGAAGTTTTATCAAGAATTGAAACTCAACTCCTGATCCAAAGACAAAAAGTTTTACTTCAAACCGAAATTCTGCAACGGCAAAAAGCGGAAGAAGCTTTGCAAGCTATCAATAAAAAACTCTTAGACGAAATACAAGAACGCAACAAAGCACAAGCAGAACTCCAAGCTTTAAATGAGAAATTACAAAAACTTGCCACTTTAGATGGATTAACTCAAATTGCTAACCGTCTTCAGTTTGATCAACATCTTGAAACAGAATGGAAACGATTACAACGGGAAAAATTACCTTTATCTTTGCTCCTGGGTGATATTGATTATTTTAAATATTACAATGATTATTATGGTCATTTAGCCGGCGATGAGTGTTTAAGAAGTGTGGCTCAAGCAATTAATAACAGTGTTTGGCGTCCGGGAGATTTAGTCGCTCGCTATGGGGGTGAGGAATTTGCCGTAATTCTGCCTAACACTGATGCTCAGGGAGCAACCGCCGTTGCTCAAAGAATTTTAGCAGAAATTAATGCTCTCCATCTTCCTCATATTCGTTCTGAGGTCAGCAATTATATTACCCTTAGTTTAGGAATTGCTTGTATCATTCCTTGTTCCAATTTCTGTTGTAAAGATCTGGTTAAGGCGGCGGATCATGCTCTTTATCAAGCTAAAGCACAAGGACGAAATCGGATTTATTTACTCAATTGTTTCTCAAAACGATAG
- the grpE gene encoding nucleotide exchange factor GrpE: protein MNESLYHKNRQQLEDLMHQVGISSLKELSRLSGVSEWQLIRLEYGLILKIPVEILLKLSHTLNISLNDLLSQFDSGEVVSTPQLPEMGENTEELQALKQDYQRLQQQMEQQRESLTQEFQRLQQEMAQQKETLKEDFQQTSLQTLESWLVQWPTAAVSAQKNPKLPALKLLPLLKPMAMLLKQWGVEAIASVGELVPYDPHYHQLIQGEAQPGERVRVRYVGYRQGDKLLYRAKVSPIEPQPSPKLEENEGENESHSSPTTALDVPQTHPTTVLDVSEEAAAESESSPTTFLDVSEDDAVNPETSENMT from the coding sequence ATGAATGAGTCACTATATCATAAAAACCGTCAACAGTTAGAAGACCTGATGCACCAGGTAGGAATTTCGAGTCTAAAAGAATTGAGCCGTCTTTCTGGGGTATCAGAGTGGCAACTCATTCGCCTTGAATACGGGTTAATTCTGAAAATTCCCGTAGAAATTCTGCTCAAGCTTTCCCATACCCTCAACATTTCTCTTAATGATTTATTAAGTCAATTTGATAGCGGTGAGGTGGTTTCTACGCCTCAATTACCAGAAATGGGAGAAAATACCGAAGAACTCCAGGCATTAAAACAAGACTATCAACGCCTACAACAGCAGATGGAACAACAGCGAGAAAGTCTTACCCAAGAGTTTCAACGCCTACAGCAGGAAATGGCACAACAAAAGGAAACTCTCAAGGAAGACTTTCAACAGACGAGTTTACAGACTCTAGAATCATGGTTAGTTCAATGGCCGACCGCCGCCGTATCAGCCCAGAAAAACCCCAAATTACCCGCACTCAAACTTTTGCCTTTACTCAAACCGATGGCGATGTTACTCAAACAATGGGGCGTAGAAGCGATCGCCTCTGTTGGGGAATTAGTGCCTTATGATCCTCACTATCATCAACTGATACAAGGAGAAGCACAACCCGGAGAACGGGTTCGGGTGCGTTATGTCGGTTATCGTCAAGGAGATAAGTTACTTTATCGAGCTAAAGTCAGTCCGATTGAACCTCAACCGAGTCCCAAATTAGAAGAAAATGAAGGCGAAAATGAGTCTCATTCTTCTCCCACTACCGCGCTAGATGTTCCTCAAACTCATCCCACTACAGTTTTAGATGTGTCTGAAGAGGCCGCGGCTGAGTCTGAATCTTCCCCAACGACTTTTTTAGATGTTTCTGAAGACGACGCGGTTAATCCTGAAACTTCCGAAAATATGACTTAA
- a CDS encoding response regulator, with protein MAQNFPNTDVTELNITPIENLERLAQTQESGCLYLSSEGIDWLFYFRLGNLVYATHSIDPIDRLERHLRKLSHQVTSLTREVCHQVRFYVESNFSPDITQFSDYQGIYWLLEQNFISESEVVLLVKQLTQEVLENYLAISSIEQQELLSPPLNLPIFCAISLSNYVQSCSQRLESWQALGPEIVSPYQRPYFFNNAYAQQKLSEDQQQKLSKILKGYSFYHLASIFDQDELKLAQKLYTLVKHKAVLLREPQPPYHKLPRFYKPELAPTNPVVEEIEKSALNLSVITQNSLPTKVCKIVCIDDSKTMLQELTRLLDSENFVVHTINDSLKALIQILRIKPDLILLDVSMPNVDGYQICSLLRKNPEFKKTPIIMVTAKTGLIDRARAKLVGATDYITKPFSQEELLKMVFRYLT; from the coding sequence ATGGCTCAAAATTTTCCTAATACTGATGTAACAGAGCTAAATATTACTCCTATTGAGAATTTAGAACGACTGGCACAGACTCAAGAAAGTGGGTGTTTATATTTATCGAGTGAAGGAATTGACTGGCTGTTTTATTTTAGGCTAGGTAATTTAGTTTATGCAACTCATTCTATAGATCCGATCGATCGTCTTGAACGTCATTTACGAAAACTCAGTCATCAGGTGACAAGTTTAACTCGGGAAGTTTGTCATCAAGTTCGTTTTTATGTGGAAAGTAATTTTTCTCCCGATATCACTCAATTTTCAGATTATCAAGGAATTTATTGGCTACTGGAACAGAATTTTATTTCCGAGAGTGAAGTCGTCTTATTAGTTAAACAATTAACTCAAGAAGTTTTAGAAAATTATTTAGCTATTTCCTCAATTGAACAACAAGAATTACTCTCTCCCCCTCTGAATCTGCCTATTTTTTGTGCTATCAGTTTATCTAACTATGTGCAATCTTGTTCTCAACGACTGGAAAGTTGGCAAGCTTTAGGGCCAGAAATCGTCTCTCCTTATCAACGCCCTTATTTTTTTAATAATGCTTATGCTCAACAAAAACTCTCGGAAGACCAACAACAAAAATTGAGTAAAATTTTAAAAGGATACAGTTTTTATCATTTAGCCAGTATTTTCGATCAAGATGAACTGAAACTTGCTCAAAAGTTATATACCCTAGTTAAACATAAAGCAGTTCTTTTAAGAGAGCCACAACCCCCTTATCATAAGTTACCTAGATTTTATAAACCGGAACTAGCCCCAACTAATCCAGTCGTTGAAGAAATTGAAAAATCGGCTCTAAATTTATCGGTCATTACGCAAAATAGTTTACCTACTAAAGTCTGTAAAATAGTTTGTATTGATGATAGTAAAACGATGTTACAAGAATTAACTCGTTTATTAGATTCTGAGAATTTTGTCGTTCATACTATTAATGATTCTCTCAAGGCTTTAATTCAAATTCTTCGCATCAAACCGGATTTAATTTTATTAGATGTATCTATGCCTAATGTAGATGGCTATCAAATCTGTTCTTTATTAAGAAAAAATCCAGAATTTAAAAAAACACCGATCATTATGGTGACGGCAAAAACCGGGTTAATAGACCGAGCTAGAGCTAAACTGGTAGGAGCAACGGATTATATTACTAAACCCTTTTCTCAAGAAGAATTGTTAAAAATGGTATTTCGCTATTTAACTTAA
- a CDS encoding ParB N-terminal domain-containing protein, whose amino-acid sequence MVKIQEIPLNQIRRPLPRQTDRQKVEALMESIAQEGLREPIDVLEVEGQYYGFSGCHRYEAHQRLGKETIKCRVRHAPRSVLQKHLA is encoded by the coding sequence ATGGTTAAAATTCAAGAAATTCCCCTAAATCAAATTCGTCGTCCTCTCCCCCGACAAACCGATCGGCAAAAAGTAGAAGCCTTAATGGAATCCATTGCTCAAGAAGGGTTAAGAGAACCCATTGATGTTTTAGAAGTAGAGGGACAATATTACGGCTTTTCTGGTTGTCATCGTTATGAAGCTCATCAACGTCTCGGTAAAGAGACGATTAAATGTCGAGTTCGTCACGCTCCCCGTTCAGTCCTACAAAAACATTTAGCTTAA
- a CDS encoding TniB family NTP-binding protein: MTQAETIARELGNLTADEQWLQAEIIRLNRRNIVPLEHLKDLHNWLDEKRKARQSCRLVGESRTGKTVACEAYTLRNKPKQEGKQTPIVPVVYIMPPPKCGAKDLFKEIIECLRYRAVKGTVSEFRSRGMEVLKACEVEMLIIDEADHLKPDTFPEVRDINDKLEIAVVLVGTDRLDAVIKRDEQVYNRFRAHRRFGKLAGEDFKKTVTIWEEKVLRLPVASNLTHKDTLKILVKATEGYIGRLDEILREAAIKSLSRGHKKIEKSVLQEVAKEYA, translated from the coding sequence ATGACACAAGCAGAAACAATAGCACGGGAATTAGGAAATTTAACAGCCGATGAACAGTGGTTACAAGCGGAAATTATTCGTTTGAACCGAAGAAATATTGTTCCCTTAGAGCATTTAAAAGATTTACATAATTGGTTAGATGAAAAGCGTAAAGCACGACAGTCTTGTCGGTTGGTGGGGGAATCTCGTACAGGGAAAACCGTAGCTTGTGAAGCTTATACTTTGAGAAATAAACCTAAACAAGAAGGTAAACAAACCCCAATTGTCCCAGTAGTTTATATTATGCCACCGCCTAAATGTGGCGCTAAGGATTTATTTAAAGAAATTATCGAATGTTTACGCTATCGGGCGGTAAAAGGGACGGTTTCGGAGTTTCGTTCTAGGGGGATGGAAGTATTAAAAGCTTGTGAAGTGGAGATGTTGATTATTGATGAAGCCGATCACTTGAAACCTGATACTTTTCCAGAGGTACGGGATATTAATGATAAGTTAGAAATTGCGGTAGTTTTAGTAGGAACAGATCGCTTAGATGCAGTTATTAAACGAGATGAACAAGTTTATAATCGTTTTCGCGCTCATCGTCGTTTTGGTAAGTTAGCAGGGGAGGATTTTAAGAAAACTGTGACAATTTGGGAAGAGAAGGTTTTAAGGTTGCCAGTTGCTTCTAATTTAACTCACAAGGATACATTAAAAATACTTGTGAAGGCAACAGAGGGTTATATTGGACGATTGGATGAAATTTTAAGGGAAGCGGCGATTAAATCTCTTTCAAGAGGGCATAAAAAGATTGAGAAGTCGGTATTACAAGAGGTGGCCAAAGAATACGCATGA
- a CDS encoding amino acid ABC transporter ATP-binding protein: MTQEDPIIIAEQVEKWYDNGFYALRKVSLTIQKQEVVVIMGPSGSGKSTFIRTFNALEPYQKGKIIIDGIKLSHDLRNIEAIRREVGMVFQQFNLFPHLTVLNNVTLAPIWVRRWPKQKAETVAMQLLEKVGILEQAHKYPGQLSGGQQQRVAIARALAMQPKIMLFDEPTSALDPEMVREVLDTMKSLALEGMTMVCVTHEVGFAKEVSDRIVFMDEGTIVEIATPEEFFNHPKEERSQKFLSQIL; the protein is encoded by the coding sequence ATGACTCAAGAAGACCCCATTATCATCGCCGAACAAGTCGAGAAATGGTATGATAACGGGTTTTATGCCTTACGCAAAGTCAGTTTAACCATACAAAAACAAGAAGTCGTCGTCATTATGGGCCCATCAGGGTCAGGAAAATCTACCTTTATTCGCACCTTTAACGCTTTAGAACCCTATCAAAAAGGTAAAATTATTATCGATGGGATTAAACTTTCCCACGATCTCAGAAATATTGAAGCCATCCGTCGAGAAGTGGGAATGGTGTTTCAACAATTTAATCTTTTTCCTCATTTAACGGTTTTAAATAATGTTACCCTTGCACCTATTTGGGTACGTCGTTGGCCGAAGCAAAAAGCAGAAACTGTCGCCATGCAGTTATTAGAAAAAGTCGGTATTTTAGAACAAGCTCATAAATATCCAGGACAACTCTCTGGAGGACAACAGCAACGAGTGGCGATCGCTCGTGCGTTAGCGATGCAACCGAAGATTATGCTGTTTGATGAACCGACATCTGCACTAGATCCGGAAATGGTTCGGGAGGTGTTGGATACCATGAAAAGTTTAGCACTCGAAGGAATGACAATGGTTTGTGTCACCCATGAGGTGGGGTTTGCCAAAGAAGTGAGCGATCGCATTGTGTTTATGGATGAGGGGACTATTGTAGAAATTGCTACCCCCGAAGAGTTTTTTAATCATCCCAAAGAAGAACGAAGTCAAAAGTTTTTGTCGCAAATTTTATAA